One window of Cryobacterium arcticum genomic DNA carries:
- a CDS encoding aspartate-semialdehyde dehydrogenase: MTSTVATSTAPSSTRAGINIGVVGATGQVGAVVRRLLEERDFPVASIRYFASARSAGTTLPWKQEQIVVEDAATADPTGLDVAIFSAGATLSKSQAPRFAAAGVTVVDNSSGWRMDPDVPLVVSEVNPEAIDQAVKGIIANPNCTTMAAMPVLKVLHDEAGLERLIVSTYQAVSGSGLAGAQELATQIRAAASDDNLFQLVHDGSSVSMPEPTVYKRPIAFDVIPLAGSIVDDGLFETDEEKKLRNESRKILELPELLVSGTCVRVPVFTGHSLSINVEFARPLSVARATELLSDAPGVQLTDIPTPLQAAGADPSFVGRIRQDPGVPNGRGLALFISNDNLRKGAALNAVQIAELLAAKLTVG, translated from the coding sequence AGCACCCGCGCCGGCATCAACATCGGCGTCGTGGGCGCCACGGGCCAGGTCGGCGCCGTGGTGCGTCGCCTGCTCGAGGAGCGCGACTTCCCGGTCGCCAGCATCCGTTACTTCGCCTCGGCGCGCTCCGCGGGCACCACGCTGCCCTGGAAGCAGGAACAGATCGTGGTGGAAGACGCGGCGACGGCCGACCCCACCGGCCTGGACGTGGCCATCTTCTCCGCCGGCGCCACGCTGTCCAAGAGCCAGGCACCGCGCTTCGCCGCTGCCGGCGTGACCGTGGTAGACAACTCGTCGGGCTGGCGGATGGACCCCGACGTGCCTTTGGTCGTCAGCGAGGTCAACCCGGAGGCCATCGACCAGGCCGTCAAGGGCATCATCGCCAACCCCAACTGCACCACCATGGCCGCCATGCCGGTGCTCAAGGTTCTGCACGACGAGGCCGGACTCGAACGCCTCATCGTGAGCACCTACCAGGCGGTCTCCGGCAGCGGTCTGGCCGGCGCGCAGGAACTGGCCACCCAGATCCGCGCCGCCGCCAGTGACGACAACCTCTTCCAGCTCGTGCACGACGGTTCCTCGGTGAGCATGCCCGAACCCACCGTCTACAAGCGGCCCATCGCATTCGACGTCATCCCGCTCGCCGGGTCGATCGTCGACGACGGCCTGTTCGAGACCGACGAGGAAAAGAAGCTCCGCAACGAGAGCCGCAAGATCCTCGAGCTGCCCGAGCTGCTCGTCTCCGGCACCTGCGTGCGCGTGCCGGTGTTCACCGGCCACTCGCTCTCCATCAACGTGGAGTTCGCCCGGCCGCTCTCGGTCGCCCGCGCCACCGAGCTGCTCAGCGACGCGCCCGGTGTGCAGCTCACCGACATCCCCACGCCGCTGCAGGCCGCGGGCGCCGACCCCAGCTTCGTCGGCCGGATCCGCCAGGACCCCGGGGTGCCGAACGGCCGCGGTCTGGCCCTGTTCATCAGCAACGACAACCTGCGCAAGGGCGCGGCACTCAACGCCGTGCAGATCGCCGAGCTCCTGGCCGCGAAACTCACCGTCGGATAG
- a CDS encoding putative bifunctional diguanylate cyclase/phosphodiesterase, translated as METIKGAAAAGRLVFGLIAATALFFISFSLVELILDGNVEHLFIAACAVVCAGLFEIPRFRLGALRFRSPVIALPILVVLALEPALAPRVAMGLVCLGVLLVVAFTARRIEVAVYAAGLAGVGGVAFLATLALLHAVGSSEPVVAAGGAIAYIVTVIVLEALRRRFSGAPPQPTTEHAYSAVRLVLVAGGYAVSCALIAMWTHPFFDLRTDTLAVAVTLVPLSVAAMGTVLIQRGTAMRRRLAGVVAGVIDLNTTNHFTKTGGQITPITLSPVNPTADLATVLLRAVHDTIGVESASIRHEPAGRGEIDVPVAITALGGQYLVARRDVMDFPFTNDDRRALAALAHTADVVFSARESIGGLTIRANTDPLTGLPNYGAFQDALANINDHRDYSEALAVLFIDLDDFKRMNDRYGHQSGDEILSELGRRLSGVVRPYDVVARVGGDEFVVILTRLSSLAEAKLLAERIMEATGEPLAVGGSSINPILSIGLAYSAHRETDVNQLLRDADRSMLAIKKSRRRGGPANESSINISGHRSSQMNDIVARAIDEDLLELAFQPIVSLVTGQIWAFEALVRYTDPELGPLSPPSLVEKAKSLGRLDALTRQVAVKAMAAAADFRLIEPRIVCMTINVEAGQILPQRVGSFVEDLAERYPGISLCLELNERSVARVSTAVRAQADHLRDIGIMIALDDYGSQDSSVDALVRMPMDILKIDKSLVDDLDDVRQREVLTALQGFGDNLEYSMIVEGVENEAMAAHLSSLGIRSAQGFHYGVPRSFEKTLARLEEFGAAAVLPVRAVSGLSL; from the coding sequence GTGGAGACAATCAAAGGAGCAGCGGCGGCCGGCCGGCTGGTTTTCGGCCTGATCGCGGCCACAGCGCTCTTTTTCATCTCCTTCTCGCTGGTCGAACTGATCCTCGACGGCAACGTCGAGCACCTCTTCATCGCCGCGTGCGCGGTGGTGTGCGCGGGCCTGTTCGAGATCCCACGCTTCCGCCTGGGCGCGCTGAGGTTCCGCAGCCCGGTGATCGCCCTGCCGATCCTGGTGGTACTCGCCCTGGAGCCCGCCCTCGCCCCCCGCGTCGCCATGGGCCTGGTCTGCCTCGGGGTGCTGCTGGTGGTGGCGTTCACGGCACGGCGGATTGAAGTGGCCGTCTATGCCGCCGGTCTCGCGGGAGTCGGCGGCGTCGCCTTCCTGGCTACGCTCGCCCTGCTGCACGCCGTCGGCTCGTCCGAGCCCGTCGTGGCCGCCGGTGGGGCGATCGCCTACATCGTTACGGTGATTGTGCTCGAAGCGCTCCGCCGCCGATTCTCCGGCGCCCCGCCCCAGCCCACCACCGAACACGCCTACTCGGCTGTGCGCCTGGTGCTCGTCGCCGGTGGGTACGCGGTGTCCTGCGCCCTCATCGCCATGTGGACGCATCCGTTCTTCGACCTGCGCACCGACACCCTCGCCGTGGCCGTCACCCTCGTGCCCCTCAGCGTCGCCGCGATGGGCACCGTTCTCATCCAGCGGGGAACCGCGATGCGCCGCCGGCTGGCCGGCGTGGTCGCGGGCGTCATCGACCTCAACACCACCAATCACTTCACCAAGACCGGCGGGCAGATCACGCCCATCACCCTCAGCCCGGTCAACCCCACCGCCGACCTCGCCACCGTGCTGCTGCGCGCCGTGCACGACACCATCGGCGTCGAATCCGCGAGCATCCGACACGAGCCCGCCGGCCGTGGTGAGATCGACGTGCCGGTGGCCATCACCGCGCTCGGCGGCCAGTATCTGGTTGCCCGGCGCGATGTGATGGACTTCCCGTTCACCAACGACGACCGGCGCGCCCTCGCCGCTCTCGCGCACACCGCCGACGTGGTCTTCAGCGCCCGGGAGAGCATCGGCGGCCTCACCATCCGCGCCAACACCGACCCGCTCACCGGCCTGCCCAACTACGGCGCCTTCCAGGACGCCCTCGCGAACATCAACGACCACCGCGACTACTCCGAGGCCCTCGCGGTGCTGTTCATCGACCTCGACGACTTCAAACGGATGAACGACCGCTACGGCCACCAATCCGGCGACGAGATCCTCAGCGAACTCGGCCGCCGGCTCAGTGGTGTGGTGCGCCCGTACGACGTTGTCGCCCGGGTCGGCGGCGACGAGTTCGTCGTGATCCTCACCCGGCTGTCCTCCCTCGCCGAGGCCAAGCTGCTCGCCGAACGCATCATGGAGGCCACCGGCGAACCGCTCGCGGTGGGCGGCTCCAGCATCAACCCCATCCTCAGCATCGGCCTGGCCTACTCGGCGCACCGGGAGACGGATGTCAACCAGCTACTCCGCGACGCCGACCGCAGCATGCTCGCCATCAAGAAGTCCCGCCGCCGCGGCGGCCCCGCCAACGAGAGCAGCATCAACATCTCCGGGCACCGCTCCTCGCAGATGAACGACATCGTCGCCCGCGCCATCGACGAAGACCTCCTCGAACTGGCCTTCCAGCCCATCGTGAGCCTCGTCACCGGCCAGATCTGGGCGTTCGAAGCCCTCGTGCGGTACACCGACCCGGAGCTCGGCCCGCTGTCGCCGCCCTCCCTGGTGGAGAAGGCCAAGAGCCTCGGCCGGCTCGACGCCCTCACCCGGCAGGTCGCGGTCAAGGCCATGGCCGCGGCGGCCGACTTCCGGCTCATCGAACCGCGCATCGTCTGCATGACCATCAACGTCGAGGCCGGCCAGATCCTGCCGCAACGCGTCGGCTCGTTCGTCGAAGACCTGGCCGAACGCTACCCCGGCATCTCGCTCTGCCTGGAGCTGAACGAGCGGTCCGTGGCCCGCGTATCCACCGCCGTGCGTGCCCAGGCCGACCACCTGCGCGACATCGGCATCATGATCGCCCTCGACGACTACGGTTCCCAGGACTCCTCGGTCGACGCCCTCGTGCGGATGCCCATGGACATCCTCAAGATCGACAAGAGCCTCGTCGACGACCTCGACGATGTGCGCCAGCGCGAGGTGCTCACGGCGCTGCAGGGCTTCGGCGACAACCTCGAGTACTCGATGATCGTGGAGGGCGTCGAGAACGAGGCGATGGCCGCGCACCTGTCGTCGCTCGGCATCCGCAGCGCCCAGGGATTCCACTACGGTGTGCCGCGCAGTTTTGAGAAGACCCTCGCCCGCCTGGAGGAATTCGGAGCGGCCGCCGTGCTGCCCGTGCGCGCCGTGTCTGGGCTGTCGCTGTAA